One window from the genome of Osmerus eperlanus chromosome 1, fOsmEpe2.1, whole genome shotgun sequence encodes:
- the LOC134021379 gene encoding G-protein coupled receptor 22-like: METDTYTPNLATTDWAGMVGSIGGMGGVEEGAHGSAGPSSPAWYMPYPLGFQVSLTAILMLELVLGFSSNMTVLVLYSSQSNLVDSVSNMVTVNLHVLDVAVCVLCLPLTLVLVLLPPGPNLALLCCFHEACVTFASIATAINVLVISVDRYDISVRPANRLLTLRRAALLLAAVWATSLAVFFIPFLEVEFFSGAGTKSGQLSHSSSPPTPSSLTPVWQNRTLLCVGGQGYHTGLSMYYHLLLQVPIFFTTVVAMLFTYSRILRALNIRIGSQWKKVHRFRGPSCGGRHKKPKKKTGLGVEEAGEQCADNTKHLTHPPLIPSPTLTATSPPVLSTAPMVKSESAATPVPITVGVQASVSAIIALRRAVRRHRDRRERQRRVFRMSFLIIVTFLGCWAPLSLTNVLILCLGPSDALVSLRLWFLALAYGTTVSHPLLYAFTRQKLRLALRAKVKKRVVSLLQVDPSPGSTVIHNSWVEPRKGGRKVRLMGNDAADRCLAEAL; this comes from the coding sequence ATGGAGACCGACACATACACCCCTAACCTGGCCACCACGGACTGGGCTGGCATGGTTGGGAGCattggggggatgggaggtgtagaggagggggCCCATGGGTCGGCaggcccctccagcccagcctggTACATGCCCTACCCGCTCGGCTTCCAGGTGTCCCTCACAGCCATCCTGATGCTGGAGCTGGTGCTGGGCTTCAGCAGCAATATGACCGTGCTGGTTCTCTACTCCTCCCAGTCCAACCTGGTGGACTCGGTCAGCAACATGGTGACGGTCAACTTGCATGTGTTGGACGTTGCCGTATGTGTGCTGTGTCTGCCCCTCaccctggtgctggtgctgctgccGCCAGGACCCAATCTGGCCCTGCTCTGCTGCTTCCACGAGGCCTGCGTCAcctttgccagcattgccaccgCCATCAATGTCCTGGTCATCAGTGTAGACCGCTACGACATCTCTGTGCGACCAGCCAACCGGCTGCTGACCCTACGGAGGGCAGCGCTGCTGTTGGCTGCTGTCTGGGCCACCTCTCTGGCTGTTTTCTTCATCCCTTTCCTGGAGGTGGAGTTTTTCTCTGGTGCTGGGACGAAGAGTGGCCAGCTCAGTCATtcatcctcccccccaaccccctcctctctgacgCCAGTTTGGCAAAACCGAACCCTGCTGTGTGTAGGAGGGCAGGGCTACCACACAGGCCTGAGCATGTACTACCACCTCTTGCTGCAGGTGCCCATCTTCTTCACCACAGTGGTGGCCATGCTGTTCACGTACTCACGCATCCTGCGGGCCTTGAACATCCGCATAGGCTCCCAATGGAAGAAGGTTCATCGCTTTAGGGGCCCCTCCTGCGGAGGGCGCCATAAGAAACCGAAGAAAAAGACAGGGCTTGGAGTGGAAGAGGCCGGAGAACAGTGTGCAGACAACACCAagcacctcacacaccctcccctcatcccgtCACCCACCCTCACTGccacctcccccccagtccTGTCCACCGCCCCCATGGTTAAATCAGAAAGTGCTGCCACCCCTGTACCCATCACTGTTGGTGTCCAAGCATCTGTGTCAGCCATCATTGCCCTGCGACGGGCGGTGCGGCGCCACCGCGACCGTCGTGAGCGCCAGCGGAGGGTGTTCCGGATGTCTTTCCTCATCATCGTCACCTTCCTGGGCTGCTGGGCACCTCTGTCCCTGACCAACGTGCTGATCCTGTGCCTGGGCCCAAGCGACGCCCTGGTCAGCCTACGCCTCTGGTTCCTGGCCCTGGCTTACGGCACCACTGTCTCCCACCCTCTGCTCTACGCCTTCACCAGGCAGAAGCTGCGCCTCGCTCTTCGAGCCAAGGTGAAGAAGAGGGTGGTGTCCCTGCTCCAAGTGGACCCCTCGCCAGGGAGCACCGTCATACACAACTCCTGGGTAGAgccgaggaagggagggaggaaggttcGACTGATGGGCAATGATGCCGCTGACCGCTGCCTGGCAGAGGCCTTGTAA
- the LOC134021366 gene encoding inositol hexakisphosphate kinase 2-like isoform X2, producing MSPAVGAQAQEAMQAEQQQCYLEEGGVMLEPFVHQVGGHSCVLRFGEQTICKPLIPREHQFYKSLPPAMKTFTPQYRGVVSVSFDEDADGNLCLMAYPIHSEPEDMENQDPAGDCEPKSKMLKWGNKRLNTLLEKENYSRESRTRHSRKDKDKSLKREEELEQERLQEDEVHRYSLERSNAGPQHKHNPWSLKCHQQHLQKMKENAKQRNQYKFILLENLTWRHTVPCVLDLKMGTRQHGDDASEEKKAMHIRKCQQSTSASIGVRLCGMQVYQSDSGQLMFMNKYHGRKLTLPGFKEALFQFFHDGRRLRRELLSPVLHKLRDMQAALESCESYRFYSSSLLIIYDGEPSCTHTRHRKGQSKEEEEEEEEEEVEGDEGGAFGFLHIAGESSESGSSLGSAGVRCQPPCPDPDPAVDVRMIDFAHTTCRHYGEDSVVHEGQDSGYIFGLQNLITIISQLEDHCTD from the exons ATGAGTCCGGCTGTAGGGGCTCAGGCCCAGGAGGCCATGCAAGCAGAGCAGCAGCAGTGCTacctggaggaagggggggtgatGCTTGAGCCCTTCGTTCACCAGGTGGGGGGCCACTCGTGTGTGCTGCGCTTCGGGGAGCAGACCATCTGCAAGCCCCTCATCCCCCGCGAGCACCAGTTCTACAAGAGTCTCCCTCCTGCCATGAAAACATTCACCCCTCAGTACAGAG gAGTGGTATCGGTTAGCTTTGACGAGGATGCTGATGGAAACTTGTGCCTCATGGCTTACCCCATCCACAGTGAACCAGAGGACATGGAGAACCAAGACCCTGCAGGCGACTGTGAACCCAAGAGCAAGATGCTCAAGTGGGGGAACAAGAGGCTGAACACCCTGCTGGAAAAAGAGAACTACAGCAGAGAGAGTCGAACCAGGCACTCACGCAAGGACAAGGACAAGAG TCTGAAgcgtgaggaggagctggagcaggagaggtTACAGGAGGACGAGGTGCACCGTTACAGCCTGGAGCGCAGCAACGCTGGGCCCCAGCACAAGCACAACCCCTGGAGCCTCAAGTGCCATCAGCAACACCTgcagaagatgaaggagaatGCCAAGCAACGCAACCAGTACA AATTCATCCTGCTGGAGAACCTGACGTGGAGACACACGGTGCCGTGCGTGCTGGACCTGAAGATGGGCACGCGCCAGCACGGGGACGACGCCTCGGAGGAGAAGAAGGCCATGCACATCCGCAAGTGCCAGCAGAGCACCTCCGCCTCCATAGGGGTCCGACTGTGTGGCATGCAG GTGTACCAATCAGACTCAGGCCAACTGATGTTCATGAACAAGTACCACGGCCGGAAGCTCACCCTGCCGGGCTTCAAGGAGGCCTTGTTCCAGTTCTTCCATGACGGGCGGCGTCTACGCCGTGAGCTGCTCTCCCCGGTGCTGCACAAGCTGAGGGACATGCAGGCCGCGCTGGAGTCCTGCGAGTCCTACCGCTTCTACTCCAGCTCTCTGCTCATCATCTACGATGGAGAGccgtcatgcacacacacacgccaccgaAAAGGCCAGtccaaagaggaggaggaggaggaggaagaagaggaggtagagggtgacGAGGGTGGTGCGTTTGGATTCCTTCACATTGCAGGGGAGTCCAGCGAGAGCGGTAGCTCCTTGGGCAGCGCAGGAGTCCGGtgccagcccccctgcccagacccagacccagcggTGGATGTGAGGATGATAGACTTTGCCCACACCACCTGTCGTCACTATGGGGAGGACAGTGTGGTCCACGAGGGCCAGGATTCTGGCTATATCTTTGGTCTTCAGAACCTCATAACAATCATCTCACAGCTGGAGGATCATTGCACAGACTAG
- the LOC134021366 gene encoding inositol hexakisphosphate kinase 2-like isoform X1 has product MSPAVGAQAQEAMQAEQQQCYLEEGGVMLEPFVHQVGGHSCVLRFGEQTICKPLIPREHQFYKSLPPAMKTFTPQYRGVVSVSFDEDADGNLCLMAYPIHSEPEDMENQDPAGDCEPKSKMLKWGNKRLNTLLEKENYSRESRTRHSRKDKDKSLKREEELEQERLQEDEVHRYSLERSNAGPQHKHNPWSLKCHQQHLQKMKENAKQRNQYSILSPRTAGHGREFILLENLTWRHTVPCVLDLKMGTRQHGDDASEEKKAMHIRKCQQSTSASIGVRLCGMQVYQSDSGQLMFMNKYHGRKLTLPGFKEALFQFFHDGRRLRRELLSPVLHKLRDMQAALESCESYRFYSSSLLIIYDGEPSCTHTRHRKGQSKEEEEEEEEEEVEGDEGGAFGFLHIAGESSESGSSLGSAGVRCQPPCPDPDPAVDVRMIDFAHTTCRHYGEDSVVHEGQDSGYIFGLQNLITIISQLEDHCTD; this is encoded by the exons ATGAGTCCGGCTGTAGGGGCTCAGGCCCAGGAGGCCATGCAAGCAGAGCAGCAGCAGTGCTacctggaggaagggggggtgatGCTTGAGCCCTTCGTTCACCAGGTGGGGGGCCACTCGTGTGTGCTGCGCTTCGGGGAGCAGACCATCTGCAAGCCCCTCATCCCCCGCGAGCACCAGTTCTACAAGAGTCTCCCTCCTGCCATGAAAACATTCACCCCTCAGTACAGAG gAGTGGTATCGGTTAGCTTTGACGAGGATGCTGATGGAAACTTGTGCCTCATGGCTTACCCCATCCACAGTGAACCAGAGGACATGGAGAACCAAGACCCTGCAGGCGACTGTGAACCCAAGAGCAAGATGCTCAAGTGGGGGAACAAGAGGCTGAACACCCTGCTGGAAAAAGAGAACTACAGCAGAGAGAGTCGAACCAGGCACTCACGCAAGGACAAGGACAAGAG TCTGAAgcgtgaggaggagctggagcaggagaggtTACAGGAGGACGAGGTGCACCGTTACAGCCTGGAGCGCAGCAACGCTGGGCCCCAGCACAAGCACAACCCCTGGAGCCTCAAGTGCCATCAGCAACACCTgcagaagatgaaggagaatGCCAAGCAACGCAACCAGTACAGTATCCTTTCGCCCAGGACTGCCGGTCATGGAAGAG AATTCATCCTGCTGGAGAACCTGACGTGGAGACACACGGTGCCGTGCGTGCTGGACCTGAAGATGGGCACGCGCCAGCACGGGGACGACGCCTCGGAGGAGAAGAAGGCCATGCACATCCGCAAGTGCCAGCAGAGCACCTCCGCCTCCATAGGGGTCCGACTGTGTGGCATGCAG GTGTACCAATCAGACTCAGGCCAACTGATGTTCATGAACAAGTACCACGGCCGGAAGCTCACCCTGCCGGGCTTCAAGGAGGCCTTGTTCCAGTTCTTCCATGACGGGCGGCGTCTACGCCGTGAGCTGCTCTCCCCGGTGCTGCACAAGCTGAGGGACATGCAGGCCGCGCTGGAGTCCTGCGAGTCCTACCGCTTCTACTCCAGCTCTCTGCTCATCATCTACGATGGAGAGccgtcatgcacacacacacgccaccgaAAAGGCCAGtccaaagaggaggaggaggaggaggaagaagaggaggtagagggtgacGAGGGTGGTGCGTTTGGATTCCTTCACATTGCAGGGGAGTCCAGCGAGAGCGGTAGCTCCTTGGGCAGCGCAGGAGTCCGGtgccagcccccctgcccagacccagacccagcggTGGATGTGAGGATGATAGACTTTGCCCACACCACCTGTCGTCACTATGGGGAGGACAGTGTGGTCCACGAGGGCCAGGATTCTGGCTATATCTTTGGTCTTCAGAACCTCATAACAATCATCTCACAGCTGGAGGATCATTGCACAGACTAG
- the cidec gene encoding cell death activator CIDE-3 has protein sequence MTLNYAMKSFSLLSPTSLSKRVTDGVSASASMTQQLLTVRTAPSKPFRVTIFDRSVKKGIMAESLQDLINKARDSLQVSCDGILVLEEDGTGVDTEDFFLTLPNNAALMLLNKGQKWTPSQCSSRLQHRKDVARVTFDLYKNNPKDFIGCMNVKATLYGVYTVSYDVRCYAAKTMFKEMLRWTLFSMQTTGHLLLGSSFYIEQMLDEEEQAEKGLALPKSSRIKKLQCALMGKTAQ, from the exons ATGACGTTGAATTATGCCATGAAGTCCTTCAGCCTTCTGTCGCCGACTTCTCTTTCTAA GCGTGTGACAGACGGTGTCTCTGCAAGTGCTTCCATGACCCAGCAACTCCTGACGGTCAGGACTGCTCCGTCCAAACCTTTTCGGGTCACCATTTTTGACCGCAGTGTGAAGAAAGGCATCATGGCAGAGAGTCTACAAGACCTCATCAACAAG GCCAGGGACTCTCTGCAGGTGTCCTGTGACGGCATCCTGGTGCTGGAGGAGGATGGCACCGGGGTCGACACGGAGGACTTCTTCCTGACCCTGCCCAACAATGCTGCCCTCATGCTCCTGAACAAGGGCCAGAAGTGGACTCCTTCACAG TGTTCCAGCAGACTCCAGCACCGAAAAGATGTGGCTCGAGTGACCTTTGATCTGTACAAGAACAACCCGAAAGATTTCATTGGCTGTATGAATGTGAAGGCCACACTGTATGGAGTGTACACAGTGTCCTACGACGTCCGCTGCTATGCTGCCAAGACTATGTTCAA GGAGATGCTCAGGTGGACCTTGTTCTCCATGCAGACCACAGGCCACCTCCTGCTGGGCTCTTCCTTCTACATCGAGCAGATGCTGGATGAAGAGGAGCAGGCAGAGAAGGGACTGGCACTGCCTAAGAGCAGCAGGATCAAGAAGCTGCAGTGTGCTCTGATGGGCAAGACGGCCCAGTGA
- the LOC134021419 gene encoding cytochrome b-c1 complex subunit 1, mitochondrial, with protein sequence MAASVCRVGSTVGKALAKARSPVLLSLRRGQATVSYAQTLLGAPETQLTALDNGLRIASEDSGHATCTVGLWISCGSRYESERTNGAGFFLEHLAFKGTKKHPQTALEQQVESMGAHLSAYTSREHTAYYMKTMAKDLPKAVELLSEVVQSSALSEADIEQQRGVMLRELEEVEGSLQDVCMDLLYATAFQGTPMGQSVLGPSHNARTLTRQDLVEYISSHYKAPRMVLAAAGGVSHEELVGLAKQHFSGVSFEYEDDAVPVLSPCRFTGSEIRMRDDAMPLAHVAIAVEGANAASPDIVPLMLGNSIIGSYDITFGGGKHLSSRLARCAVEDNLCHSFQAFHSSYSDTGLMGIYFVADKHNIDDMVLYALNAWMNLCTTVTESDVARAKNALKASLVGQLNGTTPVCDDIGRHVLNYGRRIPLAEWDARIDAVTPKIVRDVCSKYIYDKCPAVSAVGPIEQLTDYNRVRSGMYWLRF encoded by the exons GTATGCCCAGACCCTGCTGGGGGCCCCTGAGACCCAGCTCACTGCCCTGGACAATGGCTTGAGGATTGCCTCAGAGGATTCTGGACATGCCACATGCACT GTTGGCCTGTGGATTAGCTGTGGTAGTCGCTACGAGTCAGAGAGGACCAATGGAGCAGGGTTCTTCCTGGAGCACCTGGCTTTCAAG gggacAAAGAAGCACCCCCAGACAGCCCTGGAGCAGCAGGTAGAGTCGATGGGCGCTCACCTGAGCGCATACACCTCCCGCGAGCACACTGCATATTACATGAAGACCATGGCAAAGGATCTGCCCAAAG CGGTGGAGCTGCTGTCTGAAGTGGTGCAGAGCAGTGCCCTGAGTGAGGCTGACATCGAGCAGCAGAGAGGCGTGATGttgagagagctggaggaggtggagggcagTCTGCAGGACGTGTGTATGGACCTGCTGTACGCCACGGCCTTCCAGGGCACCCCCATGGGGCAGAGTGTGCTGGGGCCCTCTCATAACGCCAG gaccTTGACTCGCCAGGACCTGGTTGAGTACATCAGCAGCCACTACAAGGCCCCCCGCATGGTGCTGGCTGCGGCTGGAG GGGTGAGCCACGAGGAGCTAGTTGGGCTGGCCAAACAACACTTCAGTGGAGTGTCCTTTGAGTACGAGGACGACGCCGTCCCCGTGCTGTCCCCTTGTCGGTTCACCGGCAGCGAG ATCCGTATGCGCGACGACGCTATGCCGCTAGCACACGTAGCCATCGCTGTAGAGGGCGCCAATGCCGCCAGCCCCGACATCGTGCCTCTTATGCTGGGCAACTCCATCATCGGCAGCTATGACATCACCTTTGGAGGAGGAAAG cacctGAGCAGTCGACTGGCTCGTTGTGCGGTGGAGGACAATCTGTGTCACAGCTTCCAGGCTTTCCACTCCTCGTACAGCGACACTGGCCTGATGGGCATCTACTTTGTGGCGGATAAACACAACATCGACGACATGGTGCTGTACGCCCTGAACGCGTG gatgAACCTGTGCACCACAGTGACGGAGAGCGACGTCGCCAGAGCCAAGAACGCCCTCAAGGCCAGCCTGGTGGGACAGCTCAATg GCACGACGCCCGTGTGTGATGACATCGGCCGGCACGTCCTGAACTACGGCCGCCGCATCCCCCTGGCCGAGTGGGACGCACGCATTGAC GCTGTGACGCCCAAGATCGTGCGTGACGTCTGCTCCAAATACATCTACGATAAGTGTCCCGCTGTGTCTGCTGTCG GCCCCATTGAGCAGCTTACCGACTACAACAGAGTGCGCAGTGGCATGTACTGGCTCCGGTTTTAA
- the LOC134021398 gene encoding urocortin-2-like has protein sequence MQGMRLCLALALLLPWCIQCQRRGSASADLGEDTETDLVAVDVLNHSGVLRTLFPPEYHPTLRQVRAPRPASQIPKRAQQGSRFALSLDVPTSILSVLIDLAKNQDMRAKAAANAELMARIGKRK, from the coding sequence ATGCAGGGCATGCGTTTGTGTTTAGCCTTGGCTTTGCTGCTTCCCTGGTGCATCCAGTGCCAGAGAAGAGGCTCTGCCAGTGCCGATTTGGGCGAGGACACAGAGACGGACCTAGTGGCTGTTGACGTCCTAAACCACAGCGGTGTCCTGCGCACCCTGTTCCCCCCAGAGTACCATCCAACCCTCCGGCAAGTCAGAGCTCCACGCCCGGCGTCCCAGATCCCCAAGAGAGCCCAGCAGGGGTCCCGCTTTGCTCTGTCTCTCGATGTCCCCACCAGCATCCTCAGTGTCCTCATAGACCTGGCCAAGAACCAAGACATGAGAGCCAAGGCAGCAGCAAATGCAGAATTGATGGCCCGCATTGGCAAGAGAAAATGA